From a region of the Campylobacter sp. MIT 99-7217 genome:
- the mnmG gene encoding tRNA uridine-5-carboxymethylaminomethyl(34) synthesis enzyme MnmG: MFDIIVIGGGHAGIEASGAASRMGKKTLLLTTLIEQIGAASCNPAVGGLAKGHLVKELDAMGGFMGELTDKAGLQFRILNESKGVAVRGSRAQIDMDRYKIYARNKLLSLENLDISQEQVLSLIFEKDKVIGLRTNLKNEYFAKKIILTTGTFLSGLIHIGENKIEAGRVGEMASYALSASLKELGIELERLKTGTCPRVAASSIDFSKLEIQYGDEKPKPFSFRTKNFNPTQLPCYIARTNEKTHELIRANFHRAPLFTGQIQSVGPRYCPSIEDKINRFADKTSHHLFIEPQSAEASEYYINGFSTSLPYEVQGQMLRSIRGFEEAKITRFGYAIEYDFIQPTGLFHSLESKKIKNLYCAGQINGTTGYEEAAAQGFMAGINAALAIDEKEPFILGRDEAYIGVMIDDLVSKGTKEPYRMFTSRAEYRLLLREENAITRLAKYGFKFRLLSQKDFEYCEKIRKNKEQGLSFLLQTELSPNAKNNAFLEELEEEKISAVMSLQKIVARASFNVHKLKRLDKSFEKMDEYSLNEILNEAKYYHYVSMQRDQIEKMRAMQDLKIPSNFNFKAISGLSNEVSEKLEKFAPATLFAASKISGITPAALDILQIYIKMQAKR, from the coding sequence ATGTTTGATATTATAGTTATTGGAGGAGGGCATGCTGGTATAGAAGCAAGTGGGGCAGCTTCTAGGATGGGCAAGAAAACCTTGCTTTTAACCACGCTCATAGAACAAATTGGAGCAGCTAGTTGTAATCCTGCAGTTGGTGGGCTTGCTAAGGGGCATTTGGTAAAAGAACTTGATGCTATGGGCGGTTTTATGGGCGAGCTTACTGATAAGGCTGGCTTACAGTTTCGCATATTAAATGAGAGCAAGGGCGTAGCTGTTAGGGGCTCAAGGGCTCAAATTGATATGGATAGATATAAAATTTATGCCAGAAATAAGCTTTTAAGCCTTGAAAATTTAGATATTTCTCAAGAACAAGTCCTTAGTTTAATCTTTGAAAAAGACAAAGTTATAGGGCTTAGAACAAATTTAAAAAATGAATATTTTGCTAAAAAGATAATTTTAACGACGGGCACTTTTTTAAGCGGGCTTATTCATATTGGAGAAAATAAGATAGAAGCTGGCAGGGTTGGAGAAATGGCCTCATATGCTCTTAGTGCTTCTTTAAAAGAGCTTGGCATAGAGCTTGAACGCCTTAAAACAGGCACTTGTCCAAGGGTTGCTGCAAGTAGTATTGATTTTTCAAAGCTTGAGATTCAATACGGCGATGAAAAGCCTAAGCCCTTTAGCTTTCGCACCAAGAATTTTAACCCAACCCAGCTTCCTTGCTACATAGCAAGGACAAATGAAAAAACCCACGAGCTTATTAGGGCAAATTTTCACAGAGCTCCGCTTTTTACAGGGCAAATTCAAAGCGTTGGACCAAGATATTGTCCCTCAATAGAGGATAAGATCAACCGCTTTGCAGATAAAACAAGCCATCATCTTTTCATCGAGCCTCAAAGTGCTGAGGCAAGTGAGTATTATATCAACGGCTTTTCAACCTCCTTGCCTTATGAGGTGCAAGGACAAATGCTAAGAAGCATAAGAGGCTTTGAGGAGGCTAAAATAACTCGCTTTGGCTATGCTATAGAATATGATTTTATCCAGCCAACAGGGCTTTTTCACAGCCTTGAGAGTAAGAAAATCAAAAATTTATACTGCGCTGGGCAAATTAATGGCACAACAGGTTATGAAGAAGCAGCCGCACAAGGCTTTATGGCTGGCATTAATGCAGCCCTAGCCATAGATGAAAAAGAGCCTTTTATTTTGGGGCGAGATGAAGCTTATATAGGGGTTATGATAGATGATTTGGTAAGTAAGGGCACTAAAGAGCCTTACAGAATGTTTACCTCAAGGGCTGAGTATCGTTTGCTTTTAAGAGAGGAAAATGCCATCACCAGACTTGCAAAATATGGCTTTAAATTTAGGCTTTTAAGCCAAAAAGACTTTGAGTATTGCGAAAAAATTAGAAAAAATAAGGAGCAGGGCCTAAGCTTCTTACTTCAAACAGAACTTAGTCCAAATGCTAAAAATAACGCCTTTTTAGAGGAGCTTGAAGAAGAAAAAATAAGTGCTGTAATGAGCCTTCAAAAAATAGTTGCAAGGGCTAGTTTTAATGTGCATAAGCTTAAAAGGCTTGATAAGAGCTTTGAGAAAATGGATGAGTATTCTTTAAATGAGATCTTAAATGAGGCTAAGTATTATCATTATGTGAGCATGCAAAGGGATCAGATTGAAAAAATGAGGGCTATGCAAGATCTTAAAATTCCTTCAAATTTTAATTTCAAGGCTATTTCAGGACTTAGCAATGAAGTAAGCGAAAAGCTTGAAAAATTTGCCCCAGCTACTCTTTTTGCAGCTAGTAAGATAAGTGGCATAACCCCAGCAGCCCTTGATATCTTGCAAATTTATATCAAAATGCAAGCTAAGAGATAA
- a CDS encoding DUF3373 family protein, translating to MKAKMPLMLASCLVASSLYAVPTDADIKKLQAQVDELNERLDETEFQSTLDKIKFKLDFSTGVSNTYLKGIGDADKAQALNKWAGELNLDMNANINEYTKFYGRLSMAKNWGQMGIQYKNRPLDIDTGRNLSTSGAALYVSRAYVDLSFTPELIATIGRQPGTEGPGSNLRNNSLRQATYPALIVNTLGDAVFLTYKPEFLKEYSFAARAGYGRIYQWDEEGQVRDWISDSGDVADSDLYYVSVEGKVPYIDSIGFDNNLLILSYARLQNFSLPVDNNQINAFIGGAGVKNLGNSDLINLHFESYNIGGSGFNYFGSLGYYKGSNANTDFIILPSSHPAYQTVKNAVSFNEKNGYSVHVGGRYDFSQAFKLGAEYFYGSRFWYTMSRPSFNDPLNLRMTRGHAGDLYAIYQYDKNQFFRLSYTYIKNLWGNRGTPLGGAPGKGKAASGWNENTAQNIMLMYNVKF from the coding sequence ATGAAAGCAAAAATGCCTCTTATGTTAGCTTCGTGCCTTGTAGCAAGTTCTTTGTATGCTGTTCCAACAGATGCAGATATAAAAAAACTTCAGGCACAAGTAGATGAACTCAACGAAAGGTTAGATGAAACAGAGTTTCAATCAACCCTTGACAAGATCAAGTTTAAGCTTGACTTTTCAACAGGTGTTTCAAACACTTATTTAAAAGGTATCGGCGATGCTGACAAGGCTCAAGCCTTGAACAAATGGGCAGGGGAGCTTAACCTTGACATGAACGCCAATATTAATGAATATACCAAATTTTATGGTCGTTTATCTATGGCGAAAAACTGGGGACAAATGGGTATCCAGTATAAAAATAGACCTCTTGACATCGATACAGGACGCAACCTTTCTACCTCAGGTGCAGCCCTTTATGTAAGCCGTGCTTATGTGGATCTTAGCTTCACTCCAGAGCTTATCGCGACTATAGGACGCCAACCAGGAACTGAGGGTCCGGGAAGCAATCTTAGAAACAACTCCCTAAGACAAGCAACCTACCCGGCTCTTATCGTAAATACACTGGGCGATGCTGTGTTTTTGACTTATAAGCCTGAGTTTTTAAAAGAGTATTCTTTTGCTGCAAGAGCAGGTTATGGAAGAATTTATCAATGGGACGAAGAGGGTCAAGTAAGAGACTGGATCAGCGATAGTGGCGATGTAGCAGATAGCGATCTTTACTATGTTTCAGTAGAAGGTAAAGTGCCTTATATCGATAGTATAGGCTTTGATAACAACTTGCTTATCCTTTCTTATGCAAGACTTCAAAATTTTTCTTTGCCTGTAGATAATAACCAAATCAACGCTTTTATCGGTGGGGCTGGAGTTAAAAATTTAGGTAATTCTGATTTGATTAATCTTCATTTTGAATCTTACAACATAGGTGGAAGTGGGTTTAATTATTTTGGATCTTTGGGGTATTATAAAGGAAGCAATGCCAATACCGATTTTATCATCTTGCCATCAAGTCACCCTGCTTATCAAACCGTTAAAAATGCAGTATCTTTCAATGAAAAAAATGGTTATTCTGTGCATGTTGGTGGAAGATATGATTTTTCTCAAGCATTTAAGCTAGGTGCTGAGTATTTTTATGGAAGCCGTTTTTGGTATACTATGAGCCGTCCAAGCTTTAACGATCCTTTAAATTTGCGTATGACTAGAGGACATGCAGGCGATCTTTATGCGATATATCAATACGATAAAAACCAATTCTTCCGCCTAAGCTATACTTATATCAAAAACCTTTGGGGAAATCGTGGAACACCACTTGGTGGTGCACCGGGCAAAGGTAAAGCAGCAAGTGGCTGGAATGAAAACACAGCACAAAACATTATGCTTATGTATAATGTCAAATTCTAA
- the sppA gene encoding signal peptide peptidase SppA has protein sequence MRFIKSFFKMLGSCINYINTYFKTFVLLLLVLWLLNTSSNTPSSLANLQRIDLQGQINNVDKLIETINKAKDNEAIKGVLFVVDSPGGAFAPSMELALAIKDLKSKKPVVAYASGTMASGSYLSAASANKIISNPASFIGSIGVIMQGADLSELANKLGIKAQTIKAGTYKEAGTFTRKWSEEEKEYLQNLVEKSYDIFTHFVADERKLEFHQRQKWADARVFLADQALELGLIDELGNIQKAKLELQKLSGVKTAIWAKPDVVDKFMDKLSQQSSSFIAELIDKILASSNSLQRF, from the coding sequence ATGCGATTTATAAAATCATTTTTCAAGATGCTTGGCTCTTGTATAAACTATATCAACACCTATTTTAAAACCTTTGTTTTACTTCTACTAGTCCTTTGGCTTTTAAATACAAGCTCAAATACACCAAGTTCTTTGGCAAATTTGCAAAGAATTGATCTGCAAGGTCAAATCAACAATGTTGATAAACTCATAGAAACAATCAATAAAGCAAAAGATAATGAGGCGATTAAAGGGGTGCTTTTTGTCGTGGATTCTCCGGGTGGAGCTTTTGCCCCAAGTATGGAACTTGCTTTGGCGATAAAGGATTTAAAAAGCAAAAAGCCTGTCGTGGCTTATGCAAGCGGAACAATGGCAAGTGGAAGTTATCTTAGTGCTGCAAGTGCTAATAAAATCATCTCAAATCCTGCAAGTTTCATAGGCTCAATAGGCGTTATCATGCAAGGAGCTGATTTGAGTGAGCTTGCAAACAAACTTGGCATAAAGGCTCAAACCATAAAAGCTGGGACTTACAAAGAGGCTGGCACTTTTACAAGAAAATGGAGCGAAGAAGAAAAAGAGTATCTGCAAAATTTAGTCGAAAAAAGCTATGATATTTTTACTCACTTTGTTGCTGATGAAAGAAAGCTTGAGTTTCATCAAAGACAAAAATGGGCTGATGCGAGAGTATTTTTAGCCGATCAAGCCTTAGAGCTTGGACTCATCGATGAGCTTGGCAATATCCAAAAAGCAAAACTAGAACTTCAAAAGCTAAGTGGTGTAAAAACGGCGATTTGGGCTAAGCCTGATGTGGTGGATAAATTTATGGATAAGCTCTCTCAACAAAGTTCGAGCTTTATTGCCGAGCTTATCGATAAAATCCTTGCAAGTTCAAATTCCTTGCAAAGATTTTAA
- a CDS encoding HP0268 family nuclease, whose amino-acid sequence MDLKIARNLPNEKPKTISLDKIEATIDKEGQNFFYFDKEMSHKDLLAFVKHFEKKGLSVYHRVVRYGLDEDDYMYEVHIL is encoded by the coding sequence ATGGATTTAAAAATAGCAAGAAACCTACCGAATGAAAAACCAAAAACTATATCTTTAGATAAGATTGAAGCGACTATAGACAAGGAAGGTCAAAACTTTTTTTATTTTGATAAGGAAATGTCCCACAAAGATTTGCTTGCTTTTGTGAAGCATTTTGAAAAAAAAGGCTTAAGTGTTTATCATAGGGTTGTTAGATACGGACTTGATGAAGATGATTATATGTATGAGGTGCATATACTTTGA
- a CDS encoding alpha-2,3-sialyltransferase: MDSRIKKLIHKIHAKLSLEFGLNFIDMQEYYEKYELFEFGSRIDGGHQQARIICEFGKNIINSLPYYQKPRTNLKNDLPKFKIINPSQMKLLNGNLKEIIIKNSAFNERIYRLNEDTKLAFAKELNGFYLLGIHSWNNMENREKALQIPPGWFGMVRNFSSVAFENENEIFTKEMGFINQFISVHKNFKLENTKLFINKDKKFSEFHVNVETWAEDARQFYTSDIINFFLANACKLDFEVDFKDIQNTHFQIPKEYNFNHLIPPVEVYKEIIDEYCAVMDTRKLGTLQNENTNLKIQISTLQNELTSLPILKQKQELKNLSLDESIKKLELKKLEKSLGLKLSKLEPKISLNLEESIKTSALTRVRNHLAYKLGQAIIICNKSLFGILSLPFVLSYIRAKHKKEQNALEALIKQNPNLALPKLETYADYEKALKEKECFTYKLGEAIMKADKTWYKGGYIKFYFEAKKLEREFRGKL, from the coding sequence ATGGACTCAAGGATTAAGAAGCTTATACATAAAATTCATGCTAAACTAAGTCTTGAGTTTGGTTTAAATTTCATAGATATGCAAGAGTATTATGAAAAATACGAGCTTTTTGAGTTTGGCTCACGCATTGATGGGGGACATCAACAAGCGAGGATAATTTGTGAGTTTGGTAAAAATATTATAAATTCCCTGCCATACTATCAAAAACCAAGGACAAATCTAAAAAACGATTTGCCCAAGTTTAAAATTATAAATCCTAGCCAAATGAAACTTTTAAACGGGAATTTAAAAGAGATAATCATAAAAAACTCGGCCTTTAACGAGAGAATTTATAGATTAAACGAGGATACCAAACTTGCCTTTGCTAAAGAGCTAAATGGTTTCTATCTTTTAGGGATTCACTCGTGGAATAATATGGAAAATAGAGAAAAGGCTCTGCAAATCCCGCCTGGTTGGTTTGGTATGGTAAGAAATTTTTCTAGTGTAGCTTTTGAAAATGAAAATGAAATTTTCACGAAAGAAATGGGTTTCATAAACCAGTTTATAAGCGTTCATAAAAATTTTAAGCTTGAGAATACAAAGCTTTTTATAAATAAGGATAAAAAATTCAGCGAATTTCATGTAAATGTGGAAACTTGGGCTGAGGATGCAAGGCAGTTTTATACTAGCGATATTATAAATTTTTTCTTAGCAAATGCTTGCAAATTAGACTTTGAAGTGGATTTTAAAGACATTCAAAATACTCATTTTCAAATTCCCAAAGAATATAACTTCAACCATCTAATCCCGCCCGTTGAAGTGTATAAGGAGATAATAGATGAGTATTGTGCTGTTATGGATACTAGAAAACTAGGCACTTTACAAAATGAAAATACAAATTTAAAAATCCAAATCTCAACCCTACAAAACGAGCTAACTTCCCTACCCATACTCAAACAAAAACAAGAACTAAAGAATTTAAGCTTAGATGAAAGTATTAAAAAATTAGAGCTTAAAAAACTAGAAAAAAGCTTAGGTTTGAAACTAAGTAAGCTAGAACCAAAAATAAGTTTAAATTTAGAAGAAAGCATAAAAACTTCAGCTCTAACAAGAGTAAGAAATCATCTAGCCTATAAACTAGGTCAAGCAATTATAATTTGCAATAAAAGCTTATTTGGAATTTTATCTTTGCCTTTTGTGTTATCTTACATAAGAGCAAAACATAAAAAAGAACAAAATGCTTTAGAAGCTCTTATAAAACAAAATCCAAATTTAGCATTACCTAAACTTGAAACTTATGCTGACTATGAAAAAGCCTTAAAAGAAAAGGAATGTTTTACTTATAAGCTTGGAGAAGCAATTATGAAAGCTGATAAGACTTGGTATAAGGGTGGATATATTAAGTTTTACTTTGAGGCTAAAAAACTTGAGAGGGAGTTTAGGGGGAAGCTATAA
- the nusA gene encoding transcription termination factor NusA, translating into MEKVIDIIESIANEKNLQLEDVKERVKIALINTAKHIYGEQYEFFIDPKTLNLFQKIVVVKDDDERLKDDNEHFIALSKAKKEAPEVEVGDELTYECSLENLGRTAVNTLHKELEYHIQKLLEETILKKYQDMVGKMVFGSVIRIDSEENTFIEIDEIRAFLPRKNRIKGEKFKVADVVKAVIRRVFTDKNGMKMELSRTSPKFLEALLEAEVPEIKDELIKIVASARIPGERAKVLLQSLNANVDAVGATVGQKGVRINAVSRELHDENIDCIEYSDQPAILIARALAPAIITSVKIQNTQEDGKELKKAIVTLNSDQKSKAIGKSGINIRLASMLTGFLIELEEINLKQEQSKNNEEGLKNLENLFKNV; encoded by the coding sequence GTGGAAAAGGTCATAGATATAATAGAATCAATAGCTAATGAAAAAAATTTACAACTTGAAGATGTTAAAGAAAGAGTAAAAATAGCCTTGATCAACACAGCTAAACATATATACGGAGAACAATATGAATTTTTTATTGATCCAAAAACACTTAATCTTTTTCAAAAAATCGTCGTTGTAAAAGACGATGATGAGAGATTAAAAGATGATAATGAACATTTTATCGCTCTTTCAAAGGCAAAAAAGGAAGCACCTGAAGTGGAAGTGGGCGATGAACTTACTTATGAATGCTCTTTAGAAAATTTAGGACGAACAGCCGTAAATACCTTACACAAAGAACTTGAATACCATATACAAAAATTACTTGAAGAAACTATACTTAAAAAATATCAAGATATGGTAGGAAAAATGGTCTTTGGTAGCGTGATACGCATAGATAGTGAAGAAAATACTTTCATAGAAATAGATGAGATTAGAGCCTTTTTACCACGAAAAAACCGCATTAAAGGCGAGAAATTTAAGGTTGCAGATGTTGTTAAAGCAGTCATTAGAAGAGTATTTACCGATAAAAATGGTATGAAAATGGAGCTTTCTCGCACAAGCCCTAAATTTTTAGAAGCCTTGCTTGAAGCAGAAGTACCTGAAATCAAAGATGAGCTTATAAAAATCGTAGCAAGTGCTAGAATTCCCGGAGAAAGAGCCAAGGTCTTACTTCAAAGTCTAAATGCAAATGTCGATGCAGTAGGTGCTACAGTGGGACAAAAAGGAGTTAGGATAAATGCAGTAAGTAGGGAACTTCACGATGAAAATATAGACTGCATAGAATACAGCGACCAACCAGCCATTCTTATCGCTCGTGCCTTAGCTCCAGCTATCATCACTTCAGTAAAAATTCAAAACACTCAAGAAGATGGCAAAGAGCTTAAAAAAGCTATCGTTACCTTAAACAGCGATCAAAAAAGTAAAGCCATAGGCAAAAGTGGGATTAACATACGCCTTGCTTCTATGCTCACGGGCTTTCTTATAGAACTTGAAGAAATTAATCTAAAACAAGAACAAAGCAAAAACAATGAAGAAGGGCTTAAAAATCTCGAAAATTTATTTAAAAATGTCTAA
- the miaB gene encoding tRNA (N6-isopentenyl adenosine(37)-C2)-methylthiotransferase MiaB, translating into MSKKLFIQTLGCAMNVRDSEHIIAELSKKEDYSLTEDIKEADLILINTCSVREKPVHKLFSEVGGFEKVKKEGAKIGVCGCTASHLGKEIFKRAPSVDFVLGARNISKIVQAVNTPKFLGVDLEYDESEFDFEDFRVNPYKTLINISIGCDKSCTYCIVPHTRGDEISIPFHIIEKEAKKAVEKGVKEIFLLGQNVNNYGKRFSNAHPRIDFSDLLQRLSEIENLERIRFTSPHPLHMDDKFLRVFSSNEKICKSMHMPLQSGSDEILKAMKRGYTKEWYLNRAFKLKELCPEVSISTDIIVAFPNESERDFEETMDVIERVRFEQIFSFKYSKRPLTKAALMPNQIDEKTASRRLTHLQNRHAEILDEIVATKKNAEVEVLFEELRAGNAVAGRTNTNFLVQTNGSEELLGQIKRVKITNPRRMVLYGEVV; encoded by the coding sequence TTGAGTAAGAAGCTTTTCATACAAACCCTTGGCTGCGCGATGAATGTAAGAGATAGCGAGCATATCATAGCTGAGCTTTCTAAAAAGGAAGATTATAGCCTAACTGAGGATATCAAGGAAGCTGATCTCATACTCATAAATACTTGTTCTGTGCGTGAAAAGCCCGTGCATAAGCTTTTTTCAGAAGTAGGCGGTTTTGAAAAGGTCAAAAAAGAAGGTGCTAAGATAGGAGTTTGTGGGTGTACTGCTTCTCATCTTGGAAAAGAGATCTTTAAAAGAGCGCCTAGTGTTGATTTTGTCTTAGGGGCTAGGAATATTTCAAAAATCGTTCAGGCTGTAAATACCCCTAAATTTCTTGGTGTTGATTTAGAATATGATGAAAGTGAATTTGACTTTGAAGACTTTAGGGTTAATCCTTACAAAACCTTGATAAATATCTCCATAGGTTGTGATAAAAGCTGCACCTACTGCATAGTGCCTCACACCAGAGGAGATGAAATTTCTATACCCTTTCATATCATAGAAAAAGAAGCAAAAAAGGCTGTTGAAAAGGGTGTTAAGGAGATTTTTTTACTAGGGCAAAATGTAAATAATTATGGCAAACGCTTTTCAAATGCCCATCCTAGAATAGACTTTTCTGATTTACTTCAAAGACTTAGCGAGATAGAAAACTTAGAAAGGATACGCTTTACCAGCCCTCACCCTTTACACATGGACGATAAATTTTTAAGGGTTTTTTCAAGCAATGAAAAGATTTGCAAATCCATGCATATGCCTTTGCAAAGTGGCTCTGATGAGATTTTGAAGGCTATGAAAAGAGGTTATACAAAGGAGTGGTATTTAAATAGAGCCTTTAAGCTTAAAGAGCTTTGTCCTGAGGTTAGCATTTCAACTGATATCATAGTGGCCTTTCCAAATGAAAGTGAAAGGGACTTTGAAGAGACTATGGATGTGATAGAAAGGGTGCGTTTTGAGCAAATTTTTTCCTTTAAATACTCCAAAAGACCGCTTACAAAGGCTGCTTTAATGCCAAATCAAATCGATGAAAAAACAGCTTCAAGAAGGCTTACTCATTTGCAAAATCGCCATGCTGAGATCCTAGATGAGATCGTAGCTACTAAGAAAAATGCCGAAGTTGAGGTGCTTTTTGAAGAACTTCGTGCAGGAAATGCTGTAGCTGGGCGGACAAATACAAATTTTTTGGTTCAAACTAATGGAAGCGAGGAGCTTTTAGGACAGATAAAAAGGGTGAAAATCACCAATCCAAGACGCATGGTGCTTTATGGAGAAGTGGTTTAA
- a CDS encoding DedA family protein, whose product MQEFIDFFLNLASQWGYVGIIFLMTLESCFIPFPSEVVMIPAGYLAFKGELNLYLCILCGVLGSIFGALINYYLCFFWGRSVILRFGKYIGINEAKFSKFEEFFEKHGEFSTFICRLLPGIRQYISMPAGLAKMKMFNFILYTGLGSFIWVSILSLLGYFVGQNEELIRLYLKEILIGLVIFAVLASLIYIKVKKPFSKKS is encoded by the coding sequence ATGCAAGAATTTATCGACTTTTTTTTAAATTTAGCAAGTCAGTGGGGGTATGTGGGTATCATCTTTTTGATGACACTTGAGAGTTGTTTTATCCCTTTTCCAAGTGAGGTCGTGATGATACCTGCTGGGTATTTGGCTTTTAAAGGGGAGTTAAATCTCTATCTTTGCATACTTTGTGGGGTTTTAGGCTCTATATTTGGAGCTTTGATTAACTACTATCTTTGCTTTTTTTGGGGTAGAAGCGTGATCTTGCGTTTTGGTAAATACATAGGCATAAATGAGGCTAAATTTTCTAAATTTGAAGAATTTTTTGAAAAACATGGGGAATTTTCAACCTTTATTTGCCGTCTTTTGCCCGGAATTCGTCAATACATTTCCATGCCAGCAGGGCTTGCAAAGATGAAAATGTTTAATTTTATCCTATATACAGGGCTTGGAAGTTTTATTTGGGTGAGTATTTTAAGCTTACTTGGGTATTTTGTAGGACAAAATGAAGAACTAATCCGCCTTTATCTTAAGGAAATACTCATAGGCTTAGTTATCTTTGCCGTGCTTGCAAGCTTGATTTATATCAAGGTTAAAAAGCCTTTTTCTAAAAAATCTTAA
- the prpB gene encoding methylisocitrate lyase, with amino-acid sequence MSATKKFKELVRTSKPLIIVGTINAYSALQATKLGHKALYLSGSGVASASYGLADLGIIGLEEVCIDVRRICSRVDTPLLVDADTGFGGAFNIARTVKELIRSGAAATHIEDQVAQKRCGHRPNKELVSTDEMCDRIKAALDAKIDPNFTIMARTDAHAIEGQQRAIERAVAYAEAGAEMIFAEAISSLEEYAAFTKALSVPVLANITEFGKTPYFSAKELGEVGIDMVLYPLSANRAMNKAACEVYKSILKNGHQKEVLNLMQTREELYEMLDYYAYEQKLDALFKEK; translated from the coding sequence ATGAGTGCTACTAAGAAATTTAAAGAACTTGTAAGAACCTCTAAGCCCCTTATCATAGTAGGAACTATCAATGCTTACTCAGCCTTGCAAGCTACTAAGCTAGGACACAAGGCCTTGTATCTTTCAGGAAGCGGAGTAGCAAGTGCTAGTTACGGCCTAGCTGATCTTGGCATTATTGGCTTAGAAGAAGTTTGCATTGATGTTAGAAGAATATGCAGCAGGGTTGATACCCCCTTGCTTGTGGATGCTGATACGGGCTTTGGAGGAGCCTTTAATATAGCAAGGACTGTAAAAGAGCTTATTCGCTCAGGTGCAGCTGCTACTCATATAGAGGATCAGGTTGCTCAAAAACGCTGCGGACACCGCCCAAATAAAGAACTAGTAAGCACTGATGAAATGTGTGATAGGATAAAAGCAGCCCTTGATGCAAAGATAGATCCAAATTTCACCATAATGGCAAGAACGGATGCTCATGCTATAGAGGGTCAGCAAAGAGCCATTGAAAGAGCGGTGGCTTACGCTGAGGCTGGGGCTGAAATGATCTTTGCTGAGGCCATTTCAAGCCTTGAGGAATATGCAGCCTTTACTAAGGCCTTAAGCGTTCCTGTGCTAGCTAATATAACTGAGTTTGGCAAAACCCCTTATTTTAGTGCCAAAGAGCTTGGCGAGGTTGGTATAGACATGGTTTTATATCCTCTTTCAGCTAATAGGGCTATGAATAAGGCAGCTTGTGAGGTTTATAAGAGCATCTTAAAAAACGGTCATCAAAAGGAGGTTTTAAATTTAATGCAAACAAGGGAGGAGCTTTATGAAATGCTTGATTATTATGCTTATGAGCAAAAATTAGACGCTTTGTTTAAAGAAAAATAA
- a CDS encoding lysophospholipid acyltransferase family protein, giving the protein MEKWFKFSFVPFVIFLLQWLIFMTCRKKFIGEKTTNTPCVLLFWHGRLAFMPFIFRYMGYKALGKKAFVMISHHKDGEIIAKNIEFFNINTIRGSTYKGASAVIKEAFKVLDKNDDVVITPDGPRGPWHSVSDGSVMIAQKKGVGIMLLNYEASRYWEFKTWDKMILPKPFSTIVYRISPLSVKNLEKNEAKEMIKQKLEAIAQMDGFERFEKCSSSL; this is encoded by the coding sequence ATGGAGAAGTGGTTTAAATTTAGCTTTGTGCCTTTTGTGATTTTTCTTTTGCAGTGGCTGATATTTATGACCTGTAGAAAGAAATTTATAGGAGAAAAAACAACAAATACGCCTTGTGTTTTGCTCTTTTGGCACGGAAGGCTTGCTTTTATGCCCTTTATTTTTAGATATATGGGCTATAAGGCTTTGGGTAAAAAGGCTTTTGTGATGATTTCTCATCATAAAGATGGAGAAATCATTGCTAAAAATATAGAGTTTTTTAATATCAACACCATAAGAGGAAGTACATATAAGGGTGCAAGTGCTGTGATTAAGGAAGCTTTTAAGGTTTTAGATAAAAATGATGATGTGGTGATTACTCCTGATGGTCCAAGAGGTCCTTGGCACAGCGTTTCTGATGGTTCAGTAATGATAGCTCAAAAAAAAGGTGTTGGAATAATGCTTTTAAACTATGAGGCAAGTAGGTATTGGGAATTTAAAACTTGGGATAAGATGATTTTACCAAAACCTTTTAGCACCATCGTTTATAGGATTTCGCCCTTGAGTGTGAAAAATTTGGAAAAAAATGAAGCTAAAGAAATGATAAAACAAAAACTTGAGGCAATAGCCCAAATGGACGGCTTTGAAAGGTTTGAGAAATGTTCTTCTTCTCTTTAA